In the Sorghum bicolor cultivar BTx623 chromosome 4, Sorghum_bicolor_NCBIv3, whole genome shotgun sequence genome, AccgccatctatcctaaaatcGAGCCAATTTAAGCTACTTCATGTACAACTGCGGCTGTTAATAATAGCAAAGGATACGAAGGAAGCAGTAATTCGAGAGCAGGAAACCGGAGAACTCACGCTTTGGTGGCGGCGTAGACGGAGTAGAGCGGATCGGAAGGCACGACGGAGGCGGCGCCGGAGCCGATGTTGACAATGGCGCCGCGCTTCCTCTCGACCATGCCTGGCAGCACGGCGTGCGTGACCCGCGTGACGCCCTCGACGTTGATCCGGATCAGGCTGCGCATCAGCTCCTCGTCCACCTCGTGGAAGTAGCGCGCGTACGGGTAGGACAGCCCGGCGTTGTTGACGAGCACGCCCACGTCGAGGCCCCGGATGGAGTCCTTGAGCGCCTCGACTCCTGCCGCCAGCCCCTCGCTGGCGAAGTCGAGCACGAAGGTCCGCACCTCGGGGACCTTGGGGTGCTTGGCCTTGAtctcggcggcgacggcggccagCTTCTCCGGGTTGCGGCCGACGAGGACGAGCCCGAGCCCCGCGGCGGCGAGGCGGAAGGCGATGGCGCGGCCGATGCCGTCGGTGGCGCCCGTCACGACGGCCCAGGCGCCGTAGCGGCGGCGCAGGGGCTTCCCCGGGCGGAGGAACGCGGCGTAGACCCAGAGCGCGAAGCGGACGGCGGCGCGGAGCGCCACGAGGAAGCCCACGGCCGCCAGCGCCAGCGCCCACGCCGGCTGCGCGCGGAGGAACTCGGCGTGAGCGCACGTGCCGGCCATGGCTGGCGTCGTCGGATTTGGGGGGAGCTGGACTGGAGGACGGAGCAGGATCACTGGCCGGTCGATGCGATGCGGTGCGGTGTGCCTGTGCCCGGGACTTATAAGGGGGACGGCCTTTCTCCCTCCGGAGCGGGGATGGTGGTGGGTGGAACTGGTGTACCAAGACTAACCGAACGCGAACTGAAACCTCTCCTCCGTAGAGTGGAGTTCGTATCGAGGGACAGATTTCAAATTGGATTTTAAGAAGTTCTGGCAGTGGTATTTTTATTAGagaaaaaattataaagttAGATAAATATTCGTGGCCGGCTTGATTGCATTTTCTTTTAGAGGACGACTTTGGTTGCACTTTTTTTTTTAGAGGAGTTAGAGGACCGACTTTGATTGAATTTCCAACAgacaattttcaaatttgatttTTATAAGAAGCTCTTGTAATCTTTGTAGTGTACAGTGGTACTATACTACTCTTATTatatagaaataaaaaaatgaataaATATTCGTTGTGGAATACAGAAAAAAACATTGACGGGATGGTCTTATAAAATAGCATAAAAAAATGGAGTCAAAGTAGCAATCTTTAGATGGGATGGACCATAACATAGCAGGGGCCAGGGGGAGGGTTTGTTTAATTATactcaaaatttaaaaaaaattaagattttgATCGCATCGATTTTTATGAcatatatgcatggagcattaattatagataaaaaataactatttatataatttatttgtaatgtttgatatgaatcttttgagcatatttagtctataatttgacaataattactagatataaagaaaaatgtTACATTAGCAAAATCTAAACGAATTTTAGATCTAATCGAGGCCTAAAGTACATGCTACACACAACCTCCCTCGCGCCACACTCTTTGGACACGTCAAATTCGTCGACGGAAACCGTTGACGTGCTTGGTAGGCTCACCGCCAAGCCAGTCAGCCGATTTGCGTGCGGAGACTGCGAACTGAATCTCAAGAAGAACCGCGACCGCGACCTGCGACCAGCAGCGGGCAGCGGCAGAGAATAAAGCGCAGGCGGAGACTGCGAACTGAATCTCAAGAAGAACCGCGACCGCGACCTGCGACCAGCAGCGGGCAGCGGCAGAGAATAAAGCGCAGGTGCATCCGGAGGCCGCCGGAGCAGCTCAGTTTTTGAAatggtagtactttcgtttttatttgataaacattatttAATCATTGAGTAActtgcttaaaagattcatctcgtgatttacagataaactgtacagttagtttttattttcgtctatatttaatacttcatgcatgtggcgtaagattcgatgtgacggggaattttgaaaagattttggttttcagggtgaactaaacaaggcctgaggccTTATTTTttcaaattctccgtcacatcaaatctttagacgtatgcatagagtattaaatatagataaaaagaaaaactaattgcacagtttgatcggaattgacgagatgaatcttttgagcttatttagttcataattgaacaatatttgtcaaatacaaacgaaaatgctactattcctattttgtagaattttttggaagtaaacaaggcccgagtcCACGGTGCACCGGGGgcatcttgggccttgtttagttcaccctgaaaaccaaaaagttttcaagattctccgtcacatcgaatcttgtggcacttgcatgaaacattaaatatagacgaaagcaaaaactaattacacagtttagctgtaaatcacgagacgaatcttttgatcctagttagtccatgattggataatatttatcacaaacaaacgaaagtgctacagtaccgaaaagttttcacttttcggaactaaacaaggccttggctccGCTGTACGTACGTGGAGAGGCCGAgaggtgctgactatgatggggaCAGCGGGGCTGGCAGGGAGGTTGGGTTGATGAGCTGAAATTAAAGACACCGTTGGGGATGTGGTCgcccggtggcggtggcgggcgGAATTCCCAAACCCTCTGCACAGCACGGGCACGGCCGCCCTGCTCGGTGCACGGTGCTCGCTGTCCGTCGAgtcgagttttttttttctcttttttgaaaattttataaaacTTTCGTTGCAACCAAAAAGGTTACACACAGAAGGTCATGTTACCTCAATTAAAGCTTTTTATCACGTTTATGATCTTACACGTAGGAGAA is a window encoding:
- the LOC8070611 gene encoding very-long-chain 3-oxoacyl-CoA reductase 1, with amino-acid sequence MAGTCAHAEFLRAQPAWALALAAVGFLVALRAAVRFALWVYAAFLRPGKPLRRRYGAWAVVTGATDGIGRAIAFRLAAAGLGLVLVGRNPEKLAAVAAEIKAKHPKVPEVRTFVLDFASEGLAAGVEALKDSIRGLDVGVLVNNAGLSYPYARYFHEVDEELMRSLIRINVEGVTRVTHAVLPGMVERKRGAIVNIGSGAASVVPSDPLYSVYAATKAYVDQFSRCLYVEYKSKGIDVQCQVPLYVATKMASIRKSSFLVPSADTYARAAVRHIGYEPRCTPYWPHSVLWFLISILPESLIDSVRLGMCIKIRKKGLAKDAKKKSL